In Pseudomonas sp. MM213, a genomic segment contains:
- a CDS encoding glycerophosphodiester phosphodiesterase, with the protein MPVTFTKSALLLSMLLGLGQAQAASEPSPTSLATHAGIPHPAVIAHRGASFDAPESTAAAYKLARDLGADYLELDLQRSKDGVLFALHDNNLQRTTDVASKFPERKDSPANAFTIAELKTLDAGSWFNTAYPDRARPSFAGLKILTLDEIIDIAQGNPLHKPGLYIETKEPKQFPGLERDLKDKLQDRGWLSPAGSKLAKSELAVGQGKGKVVLQTFEKSSLELLEKEMPQVPKILLLWVGEGSIEPKSKVTFAESGDKDKATYYAKQEPKDKAEFQQWVEYAKAQGAIGTGPSAALTKGGDQSYSDLVKPWMNQYTHDQGLLVHVYTIDDAVDYQKVMDAGVDGIFTNRASELLKFYKRPAAGTVAQLLQNNGY; encoded by the coding sequence ATGCCTGTAACTTTCACCAAGAGCGCCCTGCTGCTGAGCATGCTGCTCGGTCTCGGCCAGGCGCAGGCCGCCAGCGAGCCAAGCCCAACTTCACTGGCCACACATGCAGGCATTCCGCACCCGGCGGTGATTGCCCACCGTGGCGCGTCCTTCGATGCACCGGAATCCACCGCCGCCGCCTACAAACTGGCGCGCGACCTGGGTGCCGATTACCTGGAACTCGACCTGCAACGCAGCAAGGACGGCGTGCTGTTTGCCCTGCACGACAACAACCTGCAACGCACCACCGACGTCGCCAGCAAATTCCCTGAGCGCAAGGACAGCCCGGCCAATGCGTTCACCATCGCCGAGCTGAAAACCCTCGACGCCGGCAGCTGGTTCAACACGGCTTACCCGGACCGCGCGCGTCCTTCCTTTGCCGGCCTGAAAATCCTGACCCTCGATGAAATCATCGACATCGCCCAGGGCAATCCGCTGCACAAGCCTGGCCTATACATCGAAACCAAGGAGCCGAAGCAATTCCCCGGCCTCGAACGTGACCTCAAGGATAAATTGCAGGATCGCGGATGGCTGAGCCCGGCGGGTTCGAAACTGGCGAAAAGCGAACTCGCCGTCGGCCAGGGCAAAGGTAAGGTGGTGCTGCAAACCTTCGAGAAGAGCAGCCTCGAACTGCTGGAAAAGGAAATGCCGCAAGTGCCGAAGATCCTGCTGTTGTGGGTCGGCGAAGGCAGCATCGAGCCCAAGTCCAAGGTGACGTTCGCCGAGTCCGGCGACAAGGACAAAGCCACGTACTACGCCAAACAGGAACCGAAGGACAAAGCCGAATTCCAGCAATGGGTCGAGTACGCCAAGGCTCAAGGCGCGATCGGCACCGGCCCTTCTGCCGCACTGACCAAGGGTGGCGATCAGAGCTACTCGGACCTGGTCAAACCGTGGATGAACCAGTACACCCACGATCAGGGTTTGCTGGTGCACGTCTACACCATCGATGATGCGGTGGATTACCAGAAGGTCATGGACGCCGGGGTTGATGGCATCTTCACCAACCGCGCCAGCGAGTTGTTGAAGTTCTACAAACGTCCGGCGGCGGGTACGGTTGCGCAGTTGTTGCAGAACAACGGGTATTGA
- a CDS encoding PepSY domain-containing protein gives MKTLTALFTVAALTLTAGLAQADVRVDQIPELVKSGKIKPLEEMNQAALKLHPGATITDTDLDNHFNGFEYEVELKTADGKEFDVDFDATTGKVLSNKQDT, from the coding sequence ATGAAGACTTTGACTGCCCTGTTCACCGTTGCCGCCCTGACCCTCACTGCTGGCCTGGCGCAAGCTGATGTCCGCGTCGACCAGATCCCTGAGCTGGTCAAGAGCGGCAAGATCAAGCCGCTGGAAGAAATGAACCAGGCTGCCCTGAAACTGCACCCGGGTGCGACCATCACCGACACCGACCTGGACAACCACTTCAATGGCTTCGAGTACGAAGTGGAACTGAAAACCGCTGACGGCAAAGAATTTGACGTGGATTTCGATGCCACCACTGGCAAAGTCCTGAGCAACAAACAAGACACCTGA
- a CDS encoding methyl-accepting chemotaxis protein, with amino-acid sequence MSLQKSLRAQILALLSGSLFAMLLIALACFHFLSNGVQSYANLIDGPLHTSQLIDEANLQFKVQVQEWKNVLLRGKQPADLDKYWKQFEDRQREVQGILGELAGQKGIEPQLKTRIERLRDEHRQLGAAYQKGRDAYVAAGADPTAGDTAVKGVDRAASDQMSELVSELRKQGVEQSKLISASADRTVLLGIIVMLASGLLIGLLSLWLVNRNLVEPIRKLIDYVAQLAQGKFAERVASTRQDELGKLAIAANTLRDFLAETFSRLQVSAKDLDGASSELNSIASLMASGTNEQFNRTDQVATAMNEMSATAQEVARHAADAARAADDADQSAQQGEKVMQGTIHTITRMRGEIANTATVIRQLETDSGRIGKVLEVIRGIAEQTNLLALNAAIEAARAGEAGRGFAVVADEVRSLAQRTAASIIEINQIIQTVQTGAVDAAQAIESGQSRSEESVQQVTEAGAMLERITHAVEAIRDMNRQIATAAEEQTSVAEDISRNLTEITSIASTNLDNVQRTEAASHNLHGLSGQLNEVTARLSA; translated from the coding sequence ATGTCTTTGCAAAAGTCCTTGAGAGCGCAAATTCTCGCCCTGTTGAGCGGCAGCCTGTTTGCGATGCTGTTGATCGCTCTGGCCTGTTTTCACTTTCTGTCGAATGGCGTTCAAAGCTACGCGAATCTCATTGACGGTCCGCTGCACACTTCGCAATTGATCGATGAAGCCAACCTGCAATTCAAGGTGCAGGTGCAGGAATGGAAAAACGTTCTGCTGCGTGGCAAGCAACCGGCAGACCTGGACAAATACTGGAAGCAATTCGAAGACCGTCAGCGCGAGGTGCAGGGCATCCTCGGCGAACTGGCCGGGCAGAAGGGCATTGAGCCGCAACTCAAGACCCGCATCGAACGCCTGCGTGACGAGCATCGTCAGTTGGGCGCGGCATACCAGAAGGGTCGCGATGCCTACGTGGCGGCCGGTGCCGATCCAACGGCGGGCGACACGGCAGTCAAAGGTGTCGACCGTGCAGCCAGCGATCAGATGAGTGAACTGGTCAGCGAATTGCGCAAACAGGGCGTCGAGCAGTCGAAGCTGATCAGCGCCAGCGCAGATCGCACCGTGTTGCTGGGCATCATTGTGATGCTCGCTTCGGGCTTGTTGATCGGGCTGTTGAGCCTGTGGCTGGTCAATCGCAACCTGGTTGAACCGATCCGCAAATTGATCGACTACGTGGCGCAACTTGCCCAGGGCAAGTTTGCCGAACGCGTGGCCAGCACCCGCCAGGACGAGCTGGGCAAACTGGCGATTGCGGCCAATACGCTGCGTGATTTCCTCGCTGAAACTTTCAGCCGCTTACAGGTCAGTGCCAAGGATCTGGACGGCGCCAGCAGTGAGTTGAATTCGATCGCCAGCCTCATGGCCAGTGGCACCAACGAACAGTTCAACCGCACTGATCAGGTGGCCACAGCGATGAACGAAATGTCTGCCACTGCTCAGGAAGTCGCACGTCACGCCGCTGATGCGGCACGTGCCGCCGACGATGCCGACCAGTCCGCCCAACAAGGCGAAAAAGTCATGCAGGGCACCATCCACACCATCACTCGCATGCGCGGCGAAATCGCCAACACGGCGACCGTCATCCGCCAACTGGAAACCGACAGCGGCCGCATCGGCAAGGTGCTGGAAGTGATTCGCGGCATCGCCGAGCAAACCAACCTGCTGGCACTCAACGCCGCCATCGAAGCGGCGCGTGCCGGTGAGGCGGGGCGCGGTTTTGCCGTGGTGGCCGATGAAGTACGCAGCCTGGCCCAGCGCACGGCGGCGTCGATCATCGAGATCAACCAGATCATCCAGACCGTGCAAACCGGTGCGGTGGACGCGGCTCAGGCGATAGAAAGCGGCCAGTCGCGTAGCGAGGAAAGCGTTCAGCAAGTGACCGAGGCCGGCGCCATGCTGGAGCGCATCACGCATGCCGTGGAAGCGATTCGCGACATGAACCGCCAGATCGCCACCGCCGCCGAAGAGCAGACTTCGGTCGCCGAAGACATCTCGCGCAACCTCACCGAGATCACCAGCATCGCCAGTACCAACCTCGACAACGTGCAACGCACTGAAGCCGCCAGCCACAACCTGCACGGGTTGTCGGGGCAGTTGAATGAAGTGACGGCGCGCTTGAGCGCCTAA
- a CDS encoding transporter produces the protein MNHSIDQSHRDPDLFGLLYGFSFRPGERGREIDSAMALRSLQQPDDSDEFLWLHLNLAHAACERWMKSHLELPDKFFEALHEGSRSTRIEHVDSALLAVVNDVVFNLSSMVSSDVSTLWVCARSRLIISARLQPLHSVDKLRSSVKAGERFRSPLELLVHLLRDQGEVLTQIVRKTSLSVDQIEDELLSSRLSTNRAELGANRRVLVRLQRLLALEPGSLLRLLNRPPQWLQKEDVKELRKSTEEFALIINDLTALGERIKLLQEEIAANLNEQSNRTLFTLTVVTVLALPINIIAGFFGMNVGGVPLSQDPEGFWILVALVATFTVIAGRWAFKKREDY, from the coding sequence ATGAACCACAGCATCGACCAAAGCCATCGCGACCCGGACCTGTTCGGTCTGCTGTACGGTTTCAGTTTTCGTCCCGGCGAACGCGGTCGGGAAATCGATTCGGCCATGGCGTTGCGGTCCCTGCAACAACCGGACGACAGCGACGAATTTCTCTGGCTGCACCTGAACCTCGCTCATGCCGCGTGCGAGCGCTGGATGAAAAGTCATCTGGAATTGCCCGACAAGTTTTTCGAAGCCTTGCATGAAGGCTCGCGTTCGACGCGCATCGAGCATGTCGATTCGGCGTTGCTGGCGGTGGTCAACGACGTGGTGTTCAACCTCAGCAGCATGGTCTCTTCGGATGTGTCGACGCTGTGGGTGTGTGCGCGCAGTCGGCTGATCATCAGCGCACGCCTGCAACCGCTGCACTCGGTGGACAAGTTGCGCTCCTCGGTGAAGGCCGGTGAGCGCTTTCGCTCGCCGCTGGAATTGCTCGTGCATTTGCTGCGCGACCAGGGCGAAGTGCTGACGCAGATCGTGCGCAAGACCAGCCTCAGTGTCGATCAGATAGAAGACGAACTGCTGTCCTCGCGGCTGTCGACCAACCGCGCAGAGCTGGGCGCCAATCGCCGGGTGCTGGTGCGCTTGCAACGGCTGCTGGCGCTGGAGCCGGGCTCGTTGCTGCGCCTGCTCAATCGCCCGCCGCAATGGTTGCAGAAGGAAGACGTGAAGGAGCTGCGCAAGTCCACCGAGGAGTTTGCGCTGATCATCAACGACCTCACGGCGCTGGGTGAGCGGATCAAGCTGTTGCAGGAAGAGATTGCCGCCAACCTCAACGAGCAAAGCAACCGCACGCTGTTCACCTTGACCGTAGTCACAGTGCTGGCCTTGCCGATCAACATCATTGCCGGTTTTTTTGGCATGAACGTGGGGGGCGTGCCGCTATCGCAGGACCCGGAGGGGTTCTGGATCCTGGTGGCCTTGGTCGCGACGTTTACGGTGATTGCGGGGCGTTGGGCATTCAAAAAACGCGAGGATTATTAA
- a CDS encoding inorganic phosphate transporter, whose translation MATPSFSAAQAPASSARPQLDKKPNLFTLVIFFGVLASGLLFTAYSLMHDMSELGTVVTTWTPFLLLGVALLIALGFEFVNGFHDTANAVATVIYTNSMPPNFAVAWSGFFNFLGVLLSSGAVAFGIIALLPVELILQVGSSAGFAMIFALLIAAILWNLGTWWLGLPASSSHTLIGSIIGVGVANALMHGRDGTSGVDWAQATKIGYALLLSPLVGFGFAALLLLALRAFVKNRALYKAPKGNTPPPWWIRGMLIVTCTGVSFAHGSNDGQKGMGLIMLILVGTLPMAYALNRTMPADQALQFAAVAEVTQQALVKNSPLPAPADPRAVLSDYVRSKEAAPQLIPALAALTGRIGAEVKGYGSLSKVPAEAVGNVRNDMYLASETIRLMDKNKVGNFDADTSGKLQLFKQQIDNSTRFIPLWVKIAVAIALGLGTMVGWKRIVVTVGEKIGKSHLTYAQGASAETVAMLTIGAADMFGLPVSTTHVLSSGVAGTMVANGGGLQMKTIRNLLMAWVLTLPAAIVLSGSLYWLFTQIF comes from the coding sequence ATGGCTACTCCTTCCTTTTCCGCTGCCCAGGCGCCCGCCAGCAGCGCCAGACCGCAGCTCGACAAGAAACCCAACCTGTTCACCCTGGTGATTTTCTTCGGTGTACTGGCCAGTGGACTGTTGTTCACCGCGTACAGCCTGATGCACGACATGAGCGAACTCGGCACGGTGGTCACCACCTGGACGCCGTTTCTGCTGCTGGGCGTGGCGCTGCTGATCGCGCTGGGCTTTGAGTTCGTCAACGGTTTCCACGACACCGCCAACGCGGTGGCCACGGTGATTTACACCAACTCGATGCCGCCGAATTTCGCAGTGGCCTGGTCCGGGTTCTTCAACTTCCTGGGGGTGTTGCTGTCCAGCGGCGCGGTGGCGTTCGGCATCATCGCCCTGCTGCCGGTGGAGCTGATTCTGCAGGTCGGTTCGTCCGCCGGGTTCGCGATGATTTTCGCCCTGCTGATCGCCGCGATCCTGTGGAACCTCGGCACCTGGTGGCTGGGCTTGCCGGCGTCGTCGTCGCACACGCTGATCGGTTCGATCATTGGTGTCGGCGTGGCCAATGCCCTGATGCATGGCCGCGATGGCACCAGCGGCGTGGACTGGGCGCAGGCCACCAAGATCGGTTATGCGCTGTTGCTCTCGCCGCTGGTCGGCTTTGGTTTTGCCGCGCTGTTGCTGCTGGCCTTGCGCGCCTTCGTCAAGAATCGCGCGCTGTACAAGGCGCCAAAAGGCAACACGCCGCCACCGTGGTGGATTCGCGGCATGCTGATCGTGACCTGCACCGGCGTGTCGTTTGCCCACGGTTCCAACGATGGCCAGAAAGGCATGGGCCTGATCATGCTGATTCTGGTCGGCACGCTGCCCATGGCCTATGCGCTGAACCGCACCATGCCGGCCGATCAGGCCTTGCAGTTCGCCGCCGTCGCCGAAGTCACCCAGCAAGCACTGGTGAAAAATTCGCCGCTGCCGGCACCGGCCGACCCGCGTGCGGTGTTGTCTGACTACGTGCGCAGCAAGGAGGCCGCGCCGCAACTGATCCCGGCCCTCGCCGCGCTCACCGGCCGTATCGGTGCCGAGGTCAAGGGTTACGGCTCGTTGTCCAAAGTGCCCGCCGAAGCCGTGGGTAACGTGCGTAACGACATGTACCTGGCCAGCGAAACCATTCGCCTGATGGACAAGAACAAGGTCGGCAACTTCGACGCCGACACCAGCGGCAAGCTGCAACTGTTCAAGCAGCAGATCGACAATTCGACGCGGTTTATTCCGTTGTGGGTAAAGATCGCGGTGGCGATTGCCCTGGGCCTGGGCACCATGGTCGGCTGGAAACGCATTGTGGTGACGGTCGGTGAAAAGATCGGCAAGTCCCACCTGACCTACGCGCAAGGCGCCTCGGCGGAAACCGTGGCCATGCTGACCATCGGCGCGGCGGACATGTTCGGATTGCCGGTGTCGACCACCCACGTGTTGTCTTCAGGGGTGGCCGGGACCATGGTCGCCAACGGCGGCGGCTTGCAGATGAAGACCATCCGCAATCTGCTGATGGCGTGGGTGTTGACCTTGCCGGCGGCGATTGTGCTGTCGGGCAGTTTGTATTGGTTGTTCACCCAAATCTTCTAG
- a CDS encoding TylF/MycF/NovP-related O-methyltransferase translates to MTKRRITPAEAQYNETRTNVLKRVDAEYVADAPFVFANRIGVTAALSRMELFKKVAEVPGAIIECGVYKGNSLMLYMHLSMILEPYAINRSIVGFDTFEGFQSIDKKEDPADVNETMFADTDQSLIQDMIDANDLLRPVNRIPRCELVKGDIVKTVPEWVKTRPDLVVAMLILDTDLYESTKVALETFLPYMPKGAIVVLDEVAYRNFPGETKALREVLDLNKIELKRLPFDSCVGYFHV, encoded by the coding sequence ATGACCAAGCGTCGCATCACGCCTGCCGAGGCCCAGTACAACGAAACCCGTACCAACGTTCTGAAACGGGTCGATGCCGAGTACGTGGCCGACGCACCGTTCGTCTTCGCCAACCGCATCGGCGTGACCGCTGCACTGTCGCGTATGGAACTGTTCAAGAAAGTCGCTGAAGTACCGGGCGCGATCATCGAGTGCGGCGTGTACAAGGGCAACTCGCTGATGCTGTACATGCACTTGTCGATGATCCTGGAACCGTACGCGATCAACCGTTCGATCGTGGGCTTCGACACCTTCGAAGGCTTCCAGAGCATCGACAAGAAAGAAGACCCGGCCGACGTCAACGAGACCATGTTCGCCGACACCGACCAGTCGCTGATCCAGGACATGATCGACGCCAACGACCTGCTGCGCCCGGTCAACCGCATCCCGCGTTGCGAACTGGTCAAGGGCGACATCGTCAAGACCGTGCCGGAGTGGGTCAAGACCCGTCCGGACCTGGTCGTGGCCATGCTGATCCTCGACACCGACCTGTACGAATCGACCAAAGTCGCGCTGGAAACCTTCCTGCCGTACATGCCAAAAGGCGCCATCGTGGTGCTGGACGAAGTCGCTTACCGCAACTTCCCGGGCGAAACCAAAGCCCTGCGTGAAGTGCTCGACCTGAACAAGATCGAGCTCAAGCGTCTGCCGTTTGATAGCTGCGTAGGCTACTTCCACGTCTAA
- a CDS encoding multidrug/biocide efflux PACE transporter, with product MNANKSITERIFQAIGFELLAIVICTPLLAWIMDKPMLDMGVVTVVIAALALAWNVIFNGIFDRVLTRFEIAHNAWTRVVHALLFEGGLVAVGVPLIAWWLNVSLWQAFLLDIGVLLFFLPYTYVYHWVYDVVRERMVMRESCET from the coding sequence ATGAACGCCAACAAATCCATCACTGAACGTATTTTTCAGGCCATCGGCTTTGAACTGCTGGCCATCGTGATCTGCACCCCGTTGCTGGCGTGGATCATGGACAAGCCGATGCTCGACATGGGCGTCGTCACCGTTGTCATTGCGGCGCTGGCCCTGGCCTGGAACGTGATCTTCAACGGGATTTTTGACCGCGTGCTGACGCGATTCGAGATTGCGCACAACGCCTGGACGCGAGTCGTTCATGCGCTGCTGTTTGAAGGCGGGTTGGTGGCGGTCGGCGTGCCGCTGATTGCCTGGTGGCTCAACGTCAGCCTGTGGCAGGCGTTCTTGCTGGATATCGGGGTGCTGCTGTTTTTCCTGCCGTACACCTACGTTTACCACTGGGTGTATGACGTAGTGCGCGAACGAATGGTGATGCGAGAGTCTTGCGAAACCTGA
- a CDS encoding LysR family transcriptional regulator, giving the protein MASQEVLQAFVQAATQGSFSAAARKLGRSQSTVSAAVASLEIDLNLVLFDRSSRKPTLTPAGHVMLQRAEEILAATSRLEMTASQLSQGVEPKLTVAISDTYQSDRFEAALSAFEQRYPDLELECLIAECDDLVALVQSGRAHVAFAEQQDSYPPDLVSSTVQERTEIALFVSREHPLATLTGIDQELLQQHRELRLATIVNPYESRAKGRVWSAPSYLMLLEMAQGGFGWAPLPRWLVGRFDAGTLQELNVRGWPKPLFVDALWSRLHPPGPAGSWLLGKMLE; this is encoded by the coding sequence ATGGCCTCTCAGGAAGTGTTGCAGGCGTTTGTGCAAGCGGCGACCCAGGGCTCGTTTTCCGCGGCGGCGCGCAAACTGGGGCGCAGTCAGTCAACCGTCAGTGCTGCGGTGGCGAGCCTGGAGATCGATCTGAATCTGGTGTTGTTCGACCGCAGCAGCCGCAAGCCCACGCTGACGCCGGCCGGGCACGTGATGTTGCAACGGGCCGAGGAAATCCTCGCGGCCACCAGCCGCCTGGAAATGACCGCCAGCCAACTCTCTCAGGGTGTCGAACCGAAGCTGACCGTAGCGATTTCCGACACCTATCAGTCCGACCGTTTCGAAGCGGCGCTCAGTGCGTTCGAGCAGCGTTACCCGGACCTGGAACTCGAATGCCTGATCGCCGAATGCGATGACCTGGTGGCGCTGGTGCAAAGCGGTCGGGCGCATGTGGCGTTCGCCGAGCAACAGGACAGTTACCCGCCGGACCTGGTCAGTTCGACGGTGCAGGAACGCACGGAAATCGCTTTGTTCGTGTCCCGTGAGCATCCGCTGGCGACCCTGACCGGAATCGATCAGGAGCTGTTGCAGCAGCACCGGGAGCTGCGTCTGGCGACCATCGTCAATCCGTATGAAAGCCGGGCGAAGGGGCGCGTGTGGTCGGCACCGAGTTACTTGATGCTGCTGGAAATGGCTCAGGGTGGATTCGGCTGGGCGCCGTTGCCGCGATGGCTGGTGGGGCGGTTTGATGCCGGGACGCTGCAGGAGTTGAACGTGCGAGGGTGGCCGAAGCCGCTGTTCGTTGATGCGCTGTGGTCGCGGCTGCATCCGCCGGGGCCGGCGGGGAGTTGGTTGTTGGGCAAGATGTTGGAATAG
- a CDS encoding RNA polymerase sigma factor, whose amino-acid sequence MADVSVKARVEQVYREDSRRILATLIRLLGDFDLAEEALHEAFFIAVERWQRDGVPDNPRAWLVSTGRFKAIDGLRRRARFAASRPMLIAQLEALEQADWSDEDVEDDRLRLIFTCCHPALAADAQVPLTLREVCDLTTEEIARAFLSAPATIAQRIVRAKAKIRDAKIPYQVPTLAELPERLDSVLRVIYLVFNEGYSASIGAELTREDLTREAIRLGRLVMELLPEPEVMGLLALMLLHESRRPARTSASGELIVLDEQDRTLWDAGLIAEGCALIARALTSRRFGPYCLQAAIAAVHAEAPTAGETDWAQIAGLYDVLLAAVPSPVIELNRAAAISKRDGPLAGLTLVEGILARGDLLDYHLAHSARAEFCRQLGRVDEARAAYERALELTQQVPERRFIEARIRALE is encoded by the coding sequence ATGGCTGACGTGTCGGTCAAGGCTCGGGTCGAGCAGGTTTACCGCGAAGACTCGCGGCGAATCCTCGCGACCCTGATCCGTTTGCTCGGTGATTTCGATCTGGCCGAGGAGGCCCTGCACGAGGCGTTTTTCATCGCGGTCGAGCGTTGGCAGCGTGACGGTGTGCCGGACAATCCGCGTGCCTGGCTGGTGTCCACCGGACGCTTCAAGGCCATCGACGGCTTGCGTCGGCGCGCGCGGTTTGCCGCGTCCCGGCCGATGCTGATCGCGCAACTGGAAGCGCTGGAGCAGGCCGACTGGAGTGACGAAGACGTGGAAGACGATCGCCTGCGTTTGATCTTCACCTGTTGTCACCCGGCACTCGCGGCGGATGCTCAAGTGCCGCTGACGTTGCGCGAAGTCTGCGACCTGACCACCGAAGAAATCGCCCGGGCGTTTCTCTCGGCACCGGCCACCATTGCCCAGCGCATTGTGCGTGCCAAGGCGAAAATCCGCGACGCGAAAATCCCTTATCAGGTGCCGACCCTGGCGGAATTGCCTGAGCGTCTCGACAGCGTGCTGCGGGTGATTTACCTGGTGTTCAACGAAGGTTACTCGGCGTCCATCGGTGCTGAACTGACTCGCGAGGATCTGACCCGAGAGGCCATCCGGCTCGGTCGATTGGTCATGGAATTGCTGCCCGAACCCGAAGTCATGGGCCTGCTGGCGCTGATGCTGTTGCATGAGTCACGACGCCCGGCGCGAACGTCGGCGAGTGGCGAGCTGATTGTGCTGGATGAGCAGGACCGTACGCTGTGGGATGCCGGGTTGATTGCCGAAGGGTGCGCGCTGATTGCGCGGGCGTTGACCTCGCGGCGATTCGGACCTTACTGCCTGCAAGCGGCGATTGCGGCGGTGCATGCCGAAGCGCCGACGGCGGGGGAGACGGACTGGGCGCAGATTGCGGGTTTGTATGATGTGCTGTTGGCGGCGGTGCCTTCACCGGTGATTGAGCTGAATCGCGCGGCGGCGATCTCCAAGCGCGATGGACCGTTGGCGGGGTTGACGTTGGTTGAAGGGATTCTGGCGCGGGGAGATTTGCTGGATTACCACCTGGCGCATTCGGCGCGGGCGGAGTTTTGTCGGCAGTTGGGCAGAGTGGACGAGGCGCGGGCGGCGTATGAGCGGGCGTTGGAATTGACGCAGCAGGTGCCGGAGCGGCGGTTTATCGAGGCGCGGATCAGAGCGTTGGAATGA
- a CDS encoding YciI family protein, protein MKYLCLVYSNEQELHSLPESPNDAECMAYAESIQGSGRMLAAEALESVQTATTVRMRNGKVSITDGPFAETKEQLAGFYLIDAKDLNEALQVAGNIPAARVGCVEVRPVRQLNP, encoded by the coding sequence ATGAAGTATTTATGCCTGGTCTACAGCAACGAACAGGAGTTGCACTCGCTGCCCGAAAGTCCCAACGACGCCGAGTGCATGGCCTACGCCGAATCGATCCAGGGCAGCGGCCGCATGCTCGCCGCCGAAGCGCTGGAGTCGGTGCAGACCGCGACCACCGTGCGCATGCGCAACGGCAAAGTGTCGATCACCGACGGCCCGTTCGCCGAAACCAAGGAGCAGTTGGCCGGCTTCTACCTGATCGACGCCAAGGACCTCAATGAAGCCCTCCAGGTTGCCGGCAACATTCCGGCGGCCCGGGTCGGCTGTGTCGAGGTGCGACCGGTTCGTCAATTGAATCCCTGA
- a CDS encoding YybH family protein: MNATHEIQALIDSYRQAVITKDLEKIMALYAEDIVSYDAVKALQFRGKAAYRAHWLECMEMCQGPHTFDFDQMNIVADEHIAFAHWLAHCGGTNEKGETQACWMRVTGCYRREAGQWRIVHEHWSAPFDMTSGTALFGLQP; the protein is encoded by the coding sequence ATGAACGCTACCCACGAAATCCAGGCCCTGATCGACAGTTATCGTCAGGCGGTCATCACCAAGGATCTCGAGAAAATCATGGCGTTGTATGCCGAGGACATCGTCTCCTACGACGCGGTCAAGGCCCTGCAGTTTCGCGGCAAGGCGGCCTACCGCGCGCATTGGCTGGAATGCATGGAAATGTGCCAGGGCCCGCACACCTTTGATTTTGACCAGATGAACATCGTGGCCGACGAGCACATCGCCTTCGCCCATTGGCTGGCCCATTGCGGCGGTACCAACGAGAAGGGCGAAACCCAGGCCTGCTGGATGCGCGTGACCGGCTGCTATCGGCGCGAGGCCGGGCAATGGCGCATCGTCCACGAACACTGGTCGGCACCGTTCGACATGACGAGCGGCACCGCGCTGTTCGGTCTGCAGCCCTGA
- a CDS encoding GNAT family N-acetyltransferase, with amino-acid sequence MTTRLVPYESLNAKQRQEVEAIEVHQEQIKFSGDIHGALHTLLSKPGPGVKGFALLVEDVPVAFLLLKRPPVLPAWADEHSATLHALQVDQRQQGKGYGKACLQALPEVARQTFPEIRGLELSVDADNEAAIALYAKFGWVDSGEAYKGRIGYERRMGLIF; translated from the coding sequence GTGACAACCCGACTCGTGCCTTACGAAAGCCTGAACGCGAAGCAGCGCCAGGAGGTGGAGGCCATCGAAGTTCATCAGGAACAGATCAAGTTCTCCGGCGACATCCACGGTGCATTGCACACCCTGCTGTCCAAACCTGGCCCCGGCGTCAAAGGATTTGCCCTGCTGGTCGAGGATGTCCCGGTGGCTTTCCTGCTGCTCAAACGCCCGCCAGTGCTGCCGGCCTGGGCCGACGAACACAGCGCCACCCTGCATGCGTTGCAAGTCGATCAGCGTCAACAGGGCAAAGGTTATGGCAAGGCCTGCCTGCAAGCCTTACCGGAGGTCGCGCGTCAGACGTTTCCGGAAATACGGGGGCTGGAGTTGTCGGTGGATGCGGACAACGAAGCAGCCATCGCGCTGTATGCAAAATTCGGCTGGGTCGACAGCGGCGAGGCCTATAAGGGCCGGATCGGTTACGAACGGCGGATGGGGCTGATTTTCTGA